The sequence ATGCTTTATTTTGCAAGGGTAGATCTCTAATTCCTACACCCTGGATGGGTTTAGGAGGGCAAACCTTACTCCAAGCAAGAAGGGGCAATTTCTTCTTTTCAGTGACATTATCTGCCTATAGAAAATCCCTCAAAATAGACTGAAGTTCCTCTATTGATCTCATAGGCATACTAAGAACTGACATCAATTAAATAGGGATGGCATTCAAGACTGATTTTATCATGAGTAGCTTTCTAGACAGGGATAACCATTTATGTTTCCATGATAGGATCCATTGGGAGATTGCAGAAATATTCTTGTCCCAAAAATGGTGCTTCTCAGCCTCTGAGAAGAAGGGAACTCTAAGATATTGACAAGGGAACTCCCCCATTGAAAAGCCCCAAACACTAAGAAGATGATGTTGGACTAATGGAGAAACTTTTAAAAAGAAGATTTTAGATTTTGCTAGATTAATTAATTGTCTAGAAGCCacggaatagtcatcaatgattttCTTAATAACCCGAGCTTCGATGATAGAGGCTTCCCTAAAAAGAAGAGTGTCATCTGCAAAAAGATTATGTGTGTAAGGATCATTTCCATCATTAAAGGAGATGCCTTTCCAAGTTCCCACATGTCTAGCATGAATTATTGATCCACTGAGACCCTCTGCCATTAAGATaaatagaaagggggagagaggatccccttttTTAATGCCTCTAGAGGATGAAAAGAAGCCTCTAGGAGATCCATTGATGATAATCGAAAATGAGGGAGAAGAAATGCAAGCCTGAATCCATTTTACCCAATTTTTATGAAAGCCAAATTTGATGAGGACAATGGAGGGAAATCCCAGTCAACCcggtcatatgctttcatcatatctaatttgagaacCATAGAAAATTCGTTATGTAACCTgatagagtgcaatatttcatgGGCCAAAATGGCACCTTCCGGGGTTTCTCTACCAGGGACAAAGCCCCCTTGCTCTTTTGAAATAATTTTAGGGAGAACCTTAGCTAGCCGAATAGATATTGCTTTGGTAAAGATTTTCTAGAGAGAATTACAAAGCGAGATAGGGCAGAAATCCGCAAAAGTTTTAGGATTATCTTTCTTTGGGATAAGGGCAATCCAAGTATGATTAAGCTCTTTTAGCATGGTTTTGTGTATTATGGCTTCCTCTAGAGCTAATAATATATCATTTCCCATGAAGTCCCGATATTTTTGAAAGAAGAGCATGGTGAATCCATCTAGCCTCGAGGCTTTATCTGGGGCCATAGAAAAAATTACCTCCTTGAGCTCCTTCAGAGTGAAAGGAGCCATAAGAATATTATTATCTGCCTTAGATACACAATTAGGGATGGATTGCAGAAGTATATAAGAATATTGAACTTGCTGCTTAGTTAACAGATGTGAGAAGAAAGAGACAACTTCCATGGCTATCTCACTCTCATCCTCAAGCCTTCCATTCATAGAGTCAATTTGAACTATTTTGTTCTTAAGGTGTCTAAGTTTAGTGGAGGCATGAAAGAACTTGGTGTTCTGGTCCCCAGTTGCAAGCCAAGTTTCtcgagatttttgtttccaataaatttcttctctaaGAATTACTTCTTCTAAAGAACTCCTAAGATCCTTTTCCTGAGCAAAGGACTGAGCATCCATGCCATTTTGGATTATAAAATCATTAATCATAGATAATTTTGACTGAAGCCTAGTCTTCTCATGGAAGATATTGATGTTCCAATCTTTGATCTTGATTTTGAGTAGCTGCAATTTTTTGACCAACTTGTATATCTTAGTCCCTTCCATATAGGGAGAATTCTGCCACCAATTTTTCAGCAATGGGATGAAGTTTTGATCACGGAACCACATTGGTTCAACCTTAAATGTCCCTCTATGATGGGAAGAGGAATCAGACAAATGGTTTATACAAAAATAATTATATACTCAACAAATTAACATAAATATTTTAAATGCATCTATTTAAAATATAGTGAGAGATATTAGTCTATAGATACGttgatatttatattaattaacaaTTATTTAAAATATGAGACATTGTTATAATTgacaaaaactaaaaaatgaattaatttgtttGTTTGAGTGGCTCCATTAAGTAAAAAAGTGATACACATTTTAGTATTCCACTCCACATTGTACTAAAATGTAAAAAAATATTGATAATAGAATCAAATCCACATCTAGAAAAAAAAAGGATAAATCACATGCATAAAattaatttcaaaatattaaaGATTGATTCACATAAAATTTTCAAAATGTTTTGATTTCTAAACACgttgaaatttaaaaaataaatatatcaattttatGCAACATCAACATTATTATCATTATAATTTATAAGATAAAacatattaaattaattatatttaatgttTAAAAATGATGTTTAATCAAACTATCATATCTCAATCGAGATAAATACAAAAGTATATTTAAATTCATACATTATCTTTCATATTAAATCTACCTTATTTTAAATGTACTATTACGAatttcttaaattttaaattatgcCGATGTCTATCGAACATATTGAAtacataaatattaataattaattaagatTCAAAATCGAACAGAAGTTTTAAACATTTGATTATTATTTATGATCCAATGTGCCTCCAATATGCCATACACCAAATTACAGAGGAAACGACAAAAGCTGCCGAGCGTGTTTGTAATCAGTTATAATGAATTATATGAAAAAAGTTGGCAGCCTGTAAACTACAGTAAAGACATGAAGTAGAGAATCAAACATACCCCATCACTTATCTTTTCGGAGCTTCATCGAATTTTTTTAATCAACTTCCACTGACCTAAAACTAGTTCACGTTTTCCTTGCGCTCAGACCACTGTTCAAATATTCGTTGATCAGTTAGTCCAAAACATAATTGTTTCTAGTGTCATTGTTATCTCCACACTCAGCACTGAAAAGCCATAAAGGAGATTTAGTATTTTGTGCGGTCCTTAAACAAGATAAGGTTTTTCATCATCTAAAACGTGCATATATCCCTTCCCCCTGAAAATTTCTGAATAACACCCTGCAATTTCATCTACAAATAGCAGCCAAGAGTAAGGGAATTGCAAGAAAAATTAGCTGCAGCATACAATGGGTTTGGCTAATATAGCGTTTCGCCACATTTTGGCAATATGGTTGCTTTGCTTATCATTTTCCATTAATGGCGATGCCGCCACTTGTACTACCATTATTGTGGGCGCTGGCATGTCCGGTAGGCTTTGGTGCATAACTACGTTCTGTACTTGTTTCGTATTTTAGGTTTAGATAATAATGGTTATCATTTGCATgtggattgattttttttttggttggctATAATTTTTGAGGCAGGAATAATGGCGGCGAAGAGATTGTCTGAGAAAGGAGTGACAGATTTTATAATATTGGAGGCGACGAACAGAATTGGgggaagaatgcagaagaagacaGTGGGAGGGTACACTGTTGAGATGGGTGCCAACTGGGTGGAAGGCGTAGGGTCGGCAGAGAACGTGAATCCCATTTGGCCTCTTGCTCAGAAATACAATCTCCGGAACTTCAAGTCTGATTGGAGTAATCTCAGCTACAATATCTATGATCAGGAGTAAGTTCACTTTTCCTCTACGtctaattaataaattataatctCAGCTACAATATCTATGATCAGAAGTAAGTTTTTTTTCcatgattattatttttgttttcaaaataaagttGAAGATGTACAGGGGAAGCTTATTGCCGCAATCGGTGGTGGCGGGGCCGTTTGAGAAAGCGACTGAGTCGTCGGATTTCAGTGCAAATCTATCGGAAACATTTACGGCAAATGGAGAGGACGACATCTCAATCTTAGCGTCTCAGCGCGTTTTCGGGCAGTAAGTATATTCATTTAAGCATATTCTACATTGCAGGTAACACAGACAAAAGGGATTTGAATGGTTTTGAGTTTTTGCAATGCAGTATTCCAACTACTCCTTTGGAGATGGCCATCGACTTCTTCTTCTACGACTTCGAAATTGCAGGTTGTTATTTAACGACGTGACTTATATATCTTGTATTCTATTTTTAACAAAGTTAAAAAATTGGAGGTGGTGGGCTTTTTGCGTGCAGAACCTCCGCGCGTAACGAGCTTAATGAATGTGGAGCCCATTGCAACGTTCGAAGACTTTGGCGATGACAGTTACTTTATAGCAGACAGTCGAGGATACGAACATGTTGTGCATCAATTGGCTAAGCGATTTCTCAAGTCTAAAAATGGAGACATAATCGACAAGCGCCTCAAACTCAACAAGGTTGCTtctctcttcattttctttgtctcaaCCTGTTTTAAGGTTACAATGAAAATATTCAATAAACATTGTGTTGCAGGTGGTGAGTAAAATCGAGTATAGTGGCAGTGGCGTGAATGTCTCCACAGAGGATGGGTCAGTTTACACTGCAAAGAACACCATTGTATCTGTTAGCGTGGGAGTGCTGCAGACAAAGCTTATTGAGTTTAAACCCGATCTGCCCGTAAGAATTACTGTTTCACATTTAAAAAGTTAATTCAAAGTTAAGACATGTTAGGGTTtttgattttctatatatatgtggcAGATATGGAAACTACTGGCAATATACAAATGGGATATGGTGATCTACTGCAAGATCTTCATGAAGTTCCCTTACAAATTCTGGCCAACTGGAGGACCAGGAACCGAGTTCTTCATGTACACCCATGAGAAAAGAGGGTACTACAATTTCTGGCAGGTAATACTCTTTTTCTCAAATTCTTGACTTTCATTTTAGTTTTACATTCTTTGCATGACATAGTTGGTTACTGTGACAGCACCTGGAAAACGAGTATCCTGGAGGAAACCTTCTTATGGTAACTGTACAAGACGAGGAAGCCCGAAGGATAGAACAGCAGCCTGAGGAGGAGACTAAAGCTGAGATCATGGAGGTTTTAAGAAAGATGTTTGGCAATGGCATTCCAGAGATGACTGATATCTTGATTCCCAAATGGGGACACGACCGTTTTTACAAGGGAACGTATTCAAACTGGCCAATTGGTGTCTCTGTGCAAGAGTTTCACGAGTTAAAGGTTGTTCACTCAAAATGCCCAGCTCTATAATCTTTAAATTCAATTTACTCATTTCTTTTCTTGGATAGAAATTTTCCATAGCCTGTATAACAGCGTTACTGGTTTTTGCAGGCACCAGTTGGTCCTGTATTCTTCACTGGCGAACATACCAGTCAAAAGTATAATGGATTTGTGCATGGTGCCTATCTAGCAGGTAACAGACCACCCACTTTTAGTATTGTAATCCAGTTCTATGTATATTAAAATCCTTCACTCACGAGGCCTTTGTTATATCAACAGGCATTGACACCGCTAACATGGTGTTGGGTTGCATTAAAAATGGCAAATGCGCTAACAATTCGACTCTCACAAACAAGAAGCCTGAATTCACAAATACAGACACTCGCGGTTATTCAGAGATCAAAACGGTAAATAACATCTGAATAGATTTCTTGTAGTTTCATCTGTCGAAACTACTGCTTAGCATTTATTCCACTTAGGAAAGTTATGTAATCGTTTAACAATTGTGTGAATTTCCTTGAGAAAATCTGTTTCTTTAGAAAGGAATATTTTTTATCACGAAGTAGATTAAACCTTGTGAAGCCATACTTGATGATTAGAAAATCTCCTCAATCAATTTAATATGTGAACTGCTGATCTCTAATTGTATCTAAATTTGCAGGAGAAAAGGTTTGGAAGTCGAGCAAGAAGAAAGGCCCAAATTTCAGGAAAGTCTTCTGTGTGCGGGGAAAAATGTTGAAAGCCCATTCTGAGTTAAATCTGAAGCATGTCTTTTATTATTGATTTCATCTAAGTGAGTGCAGTATTTAGTCCTAAAGAGAAAAAGAGTTGTTTACTCCTCCCTTCAAAGGGTCTTTTCATAGAATCTAAATATATTGATGTGGAAATGGGCTTCGGAGTTGAAATGAAAAAATCGCAGTTGCTTCCTATTAAATTAGTTTGAAGTTCTAATTGAACAAGATCCTTTCAGTTTGAATAGCATACGAATATTAACTTTTATCTCTTTTGGAAGATTCATTTAAAATTATGATCTACATAACTATGTTAATAGtattattttcttatcaatataagatttccacaattcatagaatttctaatttattattttctattttatcaaaaaatacttttacttgttatattatttacataattttaaaaaatattaattattattatttatttattaaaataaataattatttattattttaattattatatataatttttttaaataattttgtttattatttttattattttatattttttaaaattattttattttaaaacattaataaatattatataattatatgctattattttatttactaacatattttttaaataaaatatttaaaatatactaAGAGATATTATTTTAAGATATTTATTTTACTCATATTACAAATCTAGTAAAACATAAGAACCTCAAGAATCTCAAGAATGATAACTTTTGACATCTTTTACATAAATTTATCAAACATAAATATGTTAATAACATCCACTAGCTTAGGTGGCGGGTGTGGGTCCCACTGAAATCCGTTCATCTTTTCGTTCACGGTTCCTGTTAGCAGATGTTCGTCCGTCCAAACAGTGATGCAGTACAAATGGTGACGTCGTTAATGTTGTAGTTCAAATTATTTTCCTGCTTTAACCAATCAGTTTCTATCTGCCAAGATACTTGGGCCTTGTGCCAGAATGGTAGCTTtgaaacagggtatggacatccatcgaaGCGTAGTGGAAGGGGGTATATGATCATACATTTCAGTTAGAAATGCTGTGGTAGACATCATGTattcaaaatgtggaagcatagacaaggcatgtgaactgtttcaCTGGATaatgtgatctcatggaatgcTACCATTGTACGATATAGATGACCAATACATTTTGTTGAAAAGGATTGAGTAGCTTTACCAAAATGTGATTAGCAAGTGTAGCGCAAGAATCTGCAACCCTTTCTAGCGCCTTGCCAGCTAGTGCCGAAATCGAAGCTTTAGAATTTGTGGAATGTTGTAGCTGTGATTGCCCTCGTAGACATGTACGCAAAGTGTGTAAGCATTGACAGGCACGGGAACTGTTCGAGAGAATGCCATGATGCAGAATATGCAAAATCTACAAGTATCGTTCTCTTGATCGAAGGATATTAAGAAAATCGATTTGTtcgaaaggctttagaaactttaaaCCCAGAacagaaaaacaagacaaaacaggCTGCTGAAGATAGATAAATATAAACTGCAGCCAAAAAAACTAGCAAAATCCCAAAAGCACCAAAAACCAGCAACGACGAACCAGGAACTAAAATAACAAAAACTACATGAGGCTCTTTAAGGTCTCTGCAACCTCAGCCTCCAATTGACTCATTTTATTAGCATTAGACCTTAACTCCCGATAATCCATAGTCTGGGAAGCAGCTTTCCTCTTCATATTCCCCCAAGTCCTCTTACAAGGGCTAGAATCCCCCTAATTCTAGTCTTTATCCTCCTCTAGGGTAACCAACATCTTGTCTTGTTGAGCACTATCAAGATTATTCACCATAATGTTCATCGCATCAGCATCTGCTTAACAATTTGGTGACTGTTAGACATTATGGTCATAAGGGTGGCCTGAATCTTCTTGTAATTCTCCTCCATTTGGATGAATCTATCCCCAAACCCTTTTTTCATGTGATCAATAGCTTCAAAAACTTTGTTGATGCAAGCCACAACAAACTTTTTCTCATCCTTGGTCCATTGAGCTCCACCATTCAAACTGTCATGACGAGTGGGAGTAGTCATAGCCTCTAACTTGTTTCTCATCGCCCTTTGGTTTAATTTAACCTCCTTAAGTTCATGAAAGAGCCATTTAAAAAGGCTGAAGGTGTCAATGGCATGATCCCATGCCATACCCAAAATATCCAAATAGTCATCCCTCTTAGAATTGAGCTCCGGGTAGTTAGCATTAAGGTCCCCCTGAGCATCAGACCTAGTACCTTTGTTGATATCCTAAtgtggaggtggaggagggatcTTATTGATTTGAATTCTAGGATCCAGGTTGGCACTCTTACTAGACTCCTCAGCCCTAAAAGTCACCTTTTAGCCACTGGAGGAAAGAGAATCATTACCTGCAAAGGTAGAATAATAGGAAATAACAACTTGCTTCAAAACTTTCTTACCCTTACCCAAAATAGGTTTAGCCTTTGGGGTCTTTTCAATTTTAGCTTTCTTGGGAGGAGAAAAAGCCTCATCCTCTGAGTCAGAATTGGACTCCTCATTTTCTGACTCCCCAGCACTGGTATGATCACTAGAGGAGGTAGGTATGTATGGAGAAGGGGCAAGGAGGGCTAAAAAATGGGCATCAATTAAGACAAGCAACCCTTCATGAAGGATAGGGTACTTAGTCAGATTCTTCTTATGGTCTCTGAAGCTAGCTTGGAgggaagacaacaagtaaaaaggAAAAGAGACCCTAATacgatgtctaaaatgatttaacaaaacaaaatgatGACCATAAACCCTAGTAAATCACCCATCAAGGGTGAGATATTCCATAAGTACATTGAGGAGCTAAGCCCATATGTCTTTGAGAACACCAATGTCATAATAACTAGAAGTCTTCTTCACCATCTTCTCCCTTTCCTTCTCAGTTTTAGAATTTTTTTGCATCGCGGTACCATCAGAAGAAAGGTCAGTGACTTCTGCAATCAAATTTTCATCCACTATCACCTTGCAGCCATGTAGGATAATGGTCTCATCCCTCCAGCGTGTCTCAAAATACCCAGTGAAATCTTTGTTAACTCCCTGCAATCTTTCAATGTAAGGGACAATACCCCCTTTCTCGAGCAACTTCTACATGTCCTGATTTTTCTTCAGATGCTCACATTTTGGAGGCTCAACCCACTTTCTAGCGCCCCCACTATGAAATTAACCCTGGAGCTCGGAAAATTAGCAGTGAACAAACTGAGGAGAAAGGCCCAAGCAGGTGAAATGGCAACCCACAAAGGGTGCCAAACCTTCGTGCAAAAATTAATCCACCCACTACCAGCGCGTGCCAAGTAGAAAAGGAGGGTGATCTTTCTAGAATCAGTTCTTATGATAAATGCCTCCTTACTTATTATCCTTAAAggaaataattttgcatcaaattttgtcATGGAAAATTAGCCTGTTGAATTCAGTTTCCACCCTATCTTCCTTGGCCCATGTCACTTGTCTCGCACTGCCAATACCTTTATTGGCAAGATAATCggccacaacatttgattccctaAAAATATGGGAAATAACACATTTCTCAAAATATTTAATGATACCCCTATCCTTATTTATCCATCCTTCCATTTTCCATGATGGCTTAGAAATACCTTTGAGATAATGTATTATATTCTTGGAATCTCCCGAGCTATCCAaacatttttaaaattatgttgcaTAGAAAGATTTAGGCCTGGGAAAGCCCCAATGGCTTCAGCGAGGTGGTTGGATAGGGttcccaaggggagtgccaccaCTGAAATGAGCATACCATTATAATAGTCCCCTACATCTAGCCAACCCAGGGTTACCTTTGGCCGCCCCATATTTTTATTATAATGTTAATGTAGATgttagtaatttttttttatgtttattagtCAAAATTTAGAAGACTAGAAACAAGAGAGAACATCAAGAAAGGACATGGGTATTCTCTGAGCCATATTCTTGTTCCTAATCTTCTAAAATTTACTTTAATATATTAATTTTCTCATTATTATATTTTACTTTAATATGCATTCTTCATGGTATTTTTTTATGTAGACTAGAAGATGAGTGAAAAATGTAAAATGAATTATACATTTTGAaaagggaaagacaagaaagaatcTACATCTAGTTCCACTTGAATGTCTACATCTAATTTTGCATCATTCAAATATTAAGGGCCTAGGAAACTTACAAATATTAGCAAACCGTTggataatgttcttcaaacctttcTAATAATTTGGTGAGCCTTAACCCCATTAATCTATTAGATTCCTCTAGAGGATTATCTATAATGAATGATCCATCTACAATTTACATAGAGTTAATGAACACCATACATATACTTACATATGGTATTCAAGCATAATATCATATATCTCATTAGTAATAATATGATTCATGTTGATGATGTAAAAGATAGGGGAAATTTTTTGGTTGCTCACTAAGTTTTTTTTATTGCATACACAATCTAACAATATTGAATATTACTAGGTTTTATATACACATATGGATCAAGATCATCTGGATACAAACCACGTTTGTTCCTCTTCCCATACTTCTATAAATTTATTTAAGGTTATCACTTTAAAATGTCACCTCCTCATGTACCTAGgattgttttattaaatattatgagGATATCCCAAAGCATAATTATTATGGTCCACTTTACGATCACAATTTTCTTCATGGTCAATAATGTGAAGGTTTTCTTATTTATCTAGGAAATTAGTTTAACATATACATAGAATAATTTGATATAAGTGAAAAATTAGCATAAGACAATTATACACATTTATGTGTTGCTCTAAACATAACAAATAGCATTCTTGTGGACACTTTGAAAGTTAAATTATTAGATAGAACTAGGAGAGGCCCAAACCATAACAAAAACACCATATAGGTACACAAAAGGGAGGGACTCACAAGTAGTGAGACCACCAAGAAAACACCAAAAGAAGACAAGACCTTTATTGAAAGGATGCTTTTGACTGGAGCAAAAAACTCGTAAGACAAGGGTTCCAACACACCAAAACTACCTAATCAAAATAGAGGGGTTTAGAAAGGAACCCCAAACCATCTCCTTGAACTACCCCCTTACACTAGAATTGATGTAGCCAAGGGAATAGCAAACAAACAACGGATTTTGAAAGGCATTCTGCAACCTCTTACTAGTTGGACCACCTTGTAGCTCCAATAAAGAGGGAGGCCACAATAATCTTGAGAAACCTAAGAAACTTGTGATACAAGAAACACCTAGCCTAATCAAGAAAGTGTTAAATAGAGTAACCATTGAGTGGGATAACACAAATAAACTCATAGGGTTTTGAAAGGCATCCCTAAACTTTTGATTGGTAGATAACCCTACAAACAAAACAACCTGGACCACCTCTATAGGTCCATTGTTAGCATTACCTTGGGGGACCAAAGGCCCAATAAGAAATAACATGAGAGAAGTGACCTTCTCCCATAGTCCAGGACAAAAA is a genomic window of Cryptomeria japonica chromosome 7, Sugi_1.0, whole genome shotgun sequence containing:
- the LOC131030462 gene encoding polyamine oxidase 7 — protein: MGLANIAFRHILAIWLLCLSFSINGDAATCTTIIVGAGMSGIMAAKRLSEKGVTDFIILEATNRIGGRMQKKTVGGYTVEMGANWVEGVGSAENVNPIWPLAQKYNLRNFKSDWSNLSYNIYDQEGSLLPQSVVAGPFEKATESSDFSANLSETFTANGEDDISILASQRVFGHIPTTPLEMAIDFFFYDFEIAEPPRVTSLMNVEPIATFEDFGDDSYFIADSRGYEHVVHQLAKRFLKSKNGDIIDKRLKLNKVVSKIEYSGSGVNVSTEDGSVYTAKNTIVSVSVGVLQTKLIEFKPDLPIWKLLAIYKWDMVIYCKIFMKFPYKFWPTGGPGTEFFMYTHEKRGYYNFWQHLENEYPGGNLLMVTVQDEEARRIEQQPEEETKAEIMEVLRKMFGNGIPEMTDILIPKWGHDRFYKGTYSNWPIGVSVQEFHELKAPVGPVFFTGEHTSQKYNGFVHGAYLAGIDTANMVLGCIKNGKCANNSTLTNKKPEFTNTDTRGYSEIKTEKRFGSRARRKAQISGKSSVCGEKC